The stretch of DNA gggtgccacaaacacgatgcacaaccgctaagaaaggaaagcttccacaaggtgatactgtaccgtcactcttcaagtaaggtaacattttaaggtacttgactatcacttttataagcttctccttggttctggcgttcaaataaataaagagacaaacatatacgatttataactccaaattaaccaacccaactgattcagcatgtttagtcctttaatctttgttcctagtactacctccatgatcccacactcctaatcatatgagctaaaatgttgcacattcaatctttgggaagatataaagaaaaagacatatacatagatagattatctttccataaggttgagcaatctgatctgacaaatgttttaaatgctacactcatgatcatattattcatcaactttgtcttgctcactatgcttaaggttagagaagaacaaatgcacttttggttctgttggtgttttccaccaacagggcccatgcacttgatctatgccttgtctctatgagcagttacacttcgagcaaaacatggaggagttttacaactcccagactccaccaagtgaagaacctggatctacgagcacaaacacactgagcaggatgctgccaacgccgcacttcgaactgctgggcaaacgaagaacatgggtgacactgtatcaagaggtgcagacgtcaaggtccacacctgaatcaaatgacgcacctgaagaatgaacacggtgagaagcaCTTAAAACAttaaaccctcgccgaaaggtaaaatcagtagttatctatatttatcctttctgcattcccttttcccttaaattattttctttccttaaatggcttgttagttaatcatgctatcttgaaaagaaaataaaaatattaaaaatagtaagccccatgtgagtatgctcgtggcataaaacccataagtacattcactgtggtggcgtaaaaataaaataaatatattcctatcctataaaaataaaaatataaaaataaatttatgatcctaccaaaagagtaacatttattgaggaagctcaacatgataaaggctagatatttatgctaacacttaactagttccacaaagctttgttgtctatttgagttccacagaatttaaggatcaaagaagactagcagacgtaggacatcctaatcgctgtcaaggtgctgccgacattcaaatacacctctgccacctgctagctacatcagaagaaattacatcaaaatccagcttgggggagagcacccccatttatccagctaagtgtttctactcgcgtttatactttactcaaataataaaaagatgcataattataaaaacccaaataaagatttttgtgcttatatatatatatctttgcttagtttgctaaataaataaataaataaataaataaagtttgctatgaaccctcaagataagctctcacatggaaatgatgaatagttgttctgccatgactagttctcaaaattgaattctctctcaagtttaggcatgactgttatgaattaagatttgctctaaacctgaacttgtgggaagagtacttgatctaaagtctaagtcgttaacagatacgatatgggaaggttgagctgctgtttatctgttcctagagatgctagaattctaaagaatttttatctttgaaaatctttaaaatgttgcatgatgagttccctgtatgatgagagtttaaaatcctaacacagccatatatacatgcttattagactatgaaccatacatttactttttactgcttatgagcattgagtgtggtcaagctgtgtagacccttaggagcttgtcatgcggttaaaatcaagattcacttgcacattcactcatacatgctgcttctactccgaaagtacgcatccacatacatccactcatttccatctccagattcacccaaaattattctactcctatcaaggagagaatagccaaaaatattatcctattcctgtttttccctgtgaaataaatgctcgagatattttggttactaccacttgctacattattccaggagggtgagtgctctaaaaaaagagagaagaagaaaaaggaaaaaaatgaggaaataaaaaggggcaagttcccggaacctcgaagaaaagaaaaagtgagacgagaggtaaaaatggataagtgtccgacaatagaattaggggtacaagatacccacctgagagaaaagaaaaaaagaaaatatagagcatctcattctcctaaaaaagcttcaaagtgcaagaaaggtatgtatcccctcaaaagagcaaaagtagaattagactttcaccattgttttcaccattatcaccatcatcaccatacaccattcattcgccacacatgcacatcttgatttgacttattgacttgtttctctagatccatggtttgactatgcaataaatgtcttgtaagtatgtatactttatctcccacctatgagctctagatatcgaagccttattagagtaggatgagagagaaggcaatatcactatgcctcataccacaaataccacatactttgagagaaggcatatactatcactgctttggtaaggatccagaaataacacaaaagagagactagagagagtcatacaggagtctctgagttttattttgaaaatctgcaaaaactccagagctatagttgatcaaagaacaagagacatggtgcttgacttgaccattctatcttttaactactcaagacacaagtgacggttgcaagccccatggtggaaggtaatatgagtaagtttaaatcttaacagtttaccctaacccagagatgagatcttgtttgaacgcatgtgtacccttaaggcatgaaaccactgcaaaaactcttgagtccatccttgcttagggacgagcaagaggtaagcttggggagttgttgacagtccttaagtatcaaatttaattgtcaaataaacaaaggaaaggatccaaatgcaactaacacccggacttagggttttatctgacagaattccacgagttttggtgtttgtctatttttgcagggggttatcaggaaatatggaggaaaggtccacacgtcgggtttacatagagatattaacgtgccgcgcaattttctatcatctataagactccagaagccacgggaacgaacgggaagccgagcgggctcgggggcagggtgcccgccctccccccttgggcgcccgcccagctacaggaaccaatcagaaccaacctcgcggattatgctccaccgacctaaaggatcaaggaaaaccgtgcgattaatgtcggtttgatccgacggtccatattcatttggagggactatataagcagaccccctagcccctggaggaggcacccctttgatccctattcattattcatagacagagcaaaagctagggtttggagatgagagctctcctctcatctctaaactagagtagatctagatagtagcgagatggagagcgagggaggattggaggagaggccggcctgtcggttcttcctctggttgtacttcgccatgatcaagctctaatcaagcttgctcatggggtgactctggtaatctacttctatttcattatgcaattactatccatgtatattctggttcacaactcttttgagtacttttaatctataggaccctataggttagagttgtagtataggtgtaagcgtggtgcttagacctagattacttgtggatatcccctgtctagccggatcgtgtggtaggccgcgtaggtgacagttacgttggtaccctgtagtccacctcccgttagcaggactggtagggtttatcagcctatggataagcatcatttgtggtgtattcttatcacgtggttcgtcccagacatagacataccccttgaagtagagaaaccctagttatcctctctattctcctaccatcgcccatatactagattgctctactctctattcccatattatcacccattgttatcttacctttaatattgttcttattcaattctaccatcttttctatttacacctacctatctatctaggttaagttagagcgttgatcagttctcccgtttccctgtggatacgataaaacctttaaccgggtaaaagctacaacggtatccgtgcgcttgcggatttatctgtgtgcgtataaataccatagtacactctagtgccatgttggggatgacaacctagtattcaagtggtgttagcaagtgtcaacaggtaCTATTGCTCCATAGTAAGTAAAGTATAGTAAACCAGATCTTGATCTACCATTCAActtagaaaatcctagaaagttcctctcttcccaccaaatatttatatatatatatatatatctttcttCTCTATTTTTATCCTTAGACGGCCTTGATTCTCTAGTACACTTCACGTTTTCTGTAAAAATTGATACTATAaaatactctcgggtgaaagctacattggtatccatgcgcttgcggattattctATGTgaatttaaaatacccaacattcaCTAAGGCATATGTGGCCCCATAATACGATTTCATCGATGAGAGCATAGCTTGCCTTGGCATCCATTCTTGTACAATCATAAAATCGACGAGGTCTACTCCTTACCATGGGAGGAGCTCGAGTTTGACATTGCTCGTTGGATCCCTACCTTCCAGATCTAGTGCGCTGCCCTTTCCTAGCTTTGGTGAGCGCTACTCAGGCTACGCCGCCCTTCCCTGGCTCCGGCGAGGGTCGCCCTTCCCTAACTTTGGTGCGCATGACCTGGGCTCTGGCGAGCGCGACTAGCTTCGTCGGATGTGACCTTGGCTCCATCGGTGGATGTGGCCTCGTTGAGGTGCCGTCTTGAGCAAAGATGGGCGGTGTCATCATGGACTGACGAGCTCCTCCCCTTCCCTCACTGCGTGGTGATGACTGGAGGTTGTACGAGAATCTGACCTATGGGGCCCATGTGCTAGTGATTAGGGAGGGAGATGGGGGAGAATAGAGAAGCCCGGGGTAGGGACAGTCATTTTACGTGAGGCTGCTTACACAGATTTAAGTTGGACTACGGTTCACAGTGGGCATTCGATTTTAATCGACCAATCGGTTCAGTTTGTTTGGCTGCTATGAACTTTACTTTCTAGAAATTAGCAACTGATCTGTGTTCTGTAGAatcaaaaacaaaagagttcagCTTTTAGCTTGCTCGGTTCAGTTTTTTAGTTCAACCGATCCAACCAAAGTGAGAACAAAGAAGAGCAAAACGAAAGGGAAAAGGAAAAACGCTAGAACAGGGAAGAATAAATCCGTAGGGTCCATCGCTCACTATGTTGCTTGCCTAGTCGCTGCTAATATGCCTCACAATCATGGTCACGCTAGTGAAGCCCTGAGCTCGCCTCTCGCTCGCGCTGCCGAAGCCCCAACCTCACCTCGTGCTCATGCCGCTGCCGCTAAGACCTCACCTTGCCCTCACGCGGCCACTCGCAGGCTCGCTCACACCATGCCCCCACCCATGGGATGCATCGTCGACTGTTGTAGCCCCGTATTCCGCCCTAGGCATCAACATTGCCGCCGCATGGAACGGACAAACATGGTTATGGAAGACAAAGTGGGATGAGACTTGAGAGCTCCTACGTATACCGCTCTTGTGTTTGTGAGATGTGCTGCAAATGTGAGGCTGGGTTGGGCCTATACAGGCCAAGGTGGGTGGGTGGGACGGAAGTAAGCAGTGTAGTAGCACAAGAGAGATGAACTCAGTGCCTTCGGTTGTTTGGTTGCTGGAGTCTGGAAACCAAAGCCAACACCGTACACCGAAGTTTGCAAATTTAGGAACCGAAACCGAGAACCGAAAAACCGAAACTTTGGCTCGGTTCGGCTCAGTTTACGGTTTGCAGGTTAAAAGTACCCAGCCCTGAACTGCGGTGCTGACGTGCTACGTGAGCAAAAGTGATAAATATGTATTGATTTTTCTCTATTGCCAATGCTAAAAATGCTATTTGAGGAGTCAGTCATCTATTATAATGGGAAAAAGTTAAATATCCCGATACAAAGTCCAAAAGTAATCTCTCATGCGGAGTAACCAATACTCAAAAAAGGCTATGTTTAGATGACTCAAGTCAATAATCTCCCAAACTTCTAACTAAAGGGAACTCGTTTGCTGATCAGCTGTAAGCTGAAGTCCGTCAGCTACTCAGCTGTCTTGCTAAGGGAATAGCTCGTCCATGGCGGCAGGTGCGATCCACTGGATCTGGATGTGGGTGATCTCCCAGAGCTCATCACCTTCCCGCGGCACTAGCACCTCCTTCGCCTTCATCTCCATGATCATCCGCTTGAGCATCCGCGGGACGAGCTCCTGCATCAGCCCATCACCACCGCCCGCAGCGAGATcgcacttcatgcatgtgtccatccGCCGCAGCACGCCGAGCCAGAAGGTCCGGAACCCCGGCGCCTGCGCCACCGTGGGCAGGAGCAGCACGAACACGTCCGCCAGCAGCTCAGCCGCGGCGGCCAGCGTGCCCTCCATGCTCCGCGTCTCCCGCTCCGCGCCCTCGCGGCGCGAGTACTCGAGCGTCTTCTCGTGCAGGTCATCCACCATGGCGAAGATGACGAGGTTGAAGCAGGCGAGGCAGCCGGCCGGCCCGAAGTCGAGGTCGCCCGTGGCGGCCAGGTTGAAGGCGCGGCCGAGCTCGAACACGGCCTGGGTGCGAATCTCCTCGCGCCGGACCAGGCTCGTCTTGCGCAGCGCCTCCGCGAGCTTGATGAACATGTTGGCTGCCAGGTTGCCCATCCGCGACGCCTCATCCACCGACGATGAGGACGACGAGCTGCCGCTGAAGCCGCCGCTGTTCCCAGGGTCGGAGTAGCCGGACTTGTGCCACTGGATCAGCCAGTTCACGGACTCGGCCATGAGCTCGAGGATCTTTGTGCTGATGTCCAGCGGGCTGATCTTGAGCGCGGCGAACCCGAAGGCGGCCTCGATGACGGCGGCGTAGTTGAACCGTGTGATATTGGCGCTGCCGTCGGTCATCAGCTTGATCATCGCCGCCACGGACTGGTCGAACGTCTCCGGGTGCCGGCCTGTGACGGTGAGCAGGTGGAGCAGCGTCTTCCACCCGAGCGGCGTCTGCACGCCGTCGGCGTGCTCCGTCAGCAGCTTCACGATGTTCTCTGAGATGCCTTCgcagcacgtgtccaggatctcCTTGTCCAGCTTCCACATCATGTTGATGGACTTGAACACTAGCTCCTCGGGGACGCGGCTGTCGGAGGGGCGCTGCGACGGCGGCGTCGACAGCAGCCGCACGGCGACCCTGAAGAGCGCCACGATCGCCCTCTCGGCGAACGGGGACGGCGAGAAGAGCGGCAGCTGCGACACGGCGCTGAAGCACTCGAGCAGCGGCGGCCAGAAGGTGGCGAAGCGCTGGAGGTTCGCCGTGGCCAGGAGCGCCAGGAGGTCCCAGCAGAAACCGACGGTGTCCTCTTCCTCGATGGGCGTGCTGAATTTCTGGCCCTTTCCCCCCGCGGCGAAGATGAGTGCCCGCCCGAGGTTCTGCAGCGCCTCGTCCGGCAGCTTGGCGCTCTCTGTGAAGATGCTCCCGGCCTGGCACTGCTTGATGATCTTGAGGTTGTTCTCGAACTCGCTACCGACGGAGAGCAGCGACTCGCCGCCGTCCAGCGACAGGAACTGCGAGAACCGGCCGATCATGCCGGAAACATGCCGGCTCGTCCCCGCACCGCGGTGCGTCGCGGGGAAGATGACGCCAGCTTCCGATGCGGACGACCTGTGCCGGTGCCCCGGCCGCTGCTCCGCGCCGCCGcgggcgccgccgctgccgtcggTGTCGATCagcgacggcggcagcagcttgAGCCGCTTGAGCTTGAGCAGGCAGTCGACGACGTTCTTCCAGGCGCCGCGCACCGACTCGCCGAAGCGGTTGGCGATGGTGAAGAGCGCGAGCGTGGCCATCCGTGGCTTGAGCTCGTTGCTGAAGGTGAAGAGCGTCTCCTCCGCGGTGGCGTAAGGGTTGAGCAGCGTGGTGAACTTGCAGAGGCAGCAGAGCAGCTCGTCCAGCACGTCCTCCAGCCCGTACCGCGCGATGCGCGCCACGGACACCAGCCCCTCCACGCACTGGTTCAGCGTCTCCTCGTCGTCGGCGCCGTCGAAGATGGCGGCCAGCGTGGCGACGGTGGGGCCCGACACCGCGATGAACACCTCCCGGCTCAGCTTGTGCTTGAAGTCGCACGGCGTGAATGGCTCCAGCGCGCGCGACCGCTTCACCAGGTCGGCCCACCGGCTGCGCGTCatctccaccgccgccgccgacgcgctgaagacggtgatggcgttggtGGAGATGGAGTGGAAGAGCTCCGACAGGTACTCCCTCGGCAGGTCCTTCTTGTCGTTGATGGCGCGGTTGTTCCGGATGAAGTCCTCCTCCGacatcttcttcttcacctgcgGGTTGTGCAGGTCGGTGTTGAGCATGATGAGCGAGTAGCAGAGGATGAACGCCGCGTCCTTGGTGGCGAACACCCCCGTCGTCTGCTGCTCGAAGAAGCGCTCCGAGAACGCCTCCAGGACGCGCTGGATCTTCTGCGACTCGCCGGGGAGCCGGAACGTCTCCAGGTACGTGCGCAGCGCCGTGTCCAGGATTGCGCCGGTGAAGTCGAACGTCTCGGTGAACTCCTTGAGAACCTTGAGGTTGAACTCGTCGGGGTCGCCCAGGAACTCGCCGATCTTGATCTTGTCCAGCCCCGGCGAGTAGCGGAGGAAGTAGGCCATGCTCCGGGGATCCGGCGGCGTCGGCACCAGGTGGCACAGCTTGAGGAACTCCACGCCCTTCTTCTGGTCGCGGTTGTAGTGGTTGGCGGCGACGGCCACCTTCTTCTTCCGCAGCTTGCGCTTACGCACGAAGTCGACCCACGTCTCCCgctggccggcggcggcggcggcggcggcggcggcggagtccCAGCGCTCGGTCCAGAAGAGGCGGAACTCCGACACGTCCACGGCGTAGGCGTCGTGGTCGGGGGTCTTGTCGATCTCGACGTTGTCGGCGATGGTGGTGACCATGTTGACGAGGCCCTCGAACGCCTGCAGCTGGATCGTCGACATCGGCCCCGACACCGGGAACGCCGCCTTGCACAGCAGCTTGCCCACCTCCTCGAACACGTTGTGCAGCAGCGGGTCGCAGTCGTAGTTCACGTACATCTCGATCACGAACGTCGGCTGCCGGCAGAAGCTGATGAGCCCCTCCACCGCCACCTCCTGCAGCTGCGGCCCGTTGCCGCCGCCGCACACGCGGAGCAGCACGAACACGAAGAAGGCCTCCAGCTGCAGCTTGAGGAACCTGGTGAAGCCGAGCGACGCCGTTGCCAACAGTTAGTCATTTGATTTGTGGTAATTTCAGTGGATTGATGGTAAATTTTATGGAAAACActattaaaaaaaattgttgTTGGCATGGCTCACCGGCGCAAGAAGTGGTAGAGGTTGAGAGCAGTACTGCAGATCATGGAGAGGACGAGGGGGCTGTATTCGGTGGCGTAGTGAATGAGGTGGAAGAAGAGGTCGTCCTGGATGAGGCGGAGGAGCTTGGGGTGCTTGCCGATGGCCTCGCCGCCAAGCTCGACGGCGGAGTTGACGAGGACGAGGGAGAAGAGCATCACATCCTCCTCGGAGGTGAAGGCGCCCTGGCCATCCGGGGTTATAACCATGTCGCTGGCGTTCACCAGCAGAGAGCAGAGGAAGTTGAAGACGTCCACCATGCAGCGCGCGCCGAAGCCCGCGCCGGAGCCGAGGGACAGGTCGTCGCCGTCGGCGTCGTCGCGGATGTCCGGCAGCCTCGCGAAGACGGACTGCAGGATCTCGTGCATGCAGTGGCGCGCCGTGCGCTGGAGGAGCTCGCTGCCGCGGCTGCTGGCGGCGTGCTGCACGATCTGGAAGCAGGTGTTGACGGCGGTGCAGACGGAGCTGTCCGACAGCAGCGGCGCGGCGCGGGTCCGCAGGAGCGCGCCGAGCACCTGGAGCACGCGCAGGAGCACGGCCTCCTCGGCGCCGGCGTCGGAGATGCGCTCGATCCGGCAGTTGGTGAGCGCGGTGAGGATGGCGTGGACGGCGTCGCGGGCGCCAGGGGAGCACTCGTCGAACACGTCGATGCGGAGGATCTTGAGCACGGAGGACAGCGCCACGCCCGTGGCCGCCGGCGGGGCCTCCTCGCTCTGCACCACGTCCAGGAACGGGGTGAGGTACGTGGACGGGTCGGAGCAGCGCCACGCGCCGTGCCGGGGCTGGAAGAGGAGCCCGCGGAGGGCCTTGAGCGAGCTGATGAGCGCCGCGAACGTGGCCTCC from Sorghum bicolor cultivar BTx623 chromosome 8, Sorghum_bicolor_NCBIv3, whole genome shotgun sequence encodes:
- the LOC8063286 gene encoding ARF guanine-nucleotide exchange factor GNL2, with translation MARTAGDDDDDGPPPPYAPQRGPRRDPRLKDLGISCMLNTEVGALLAVIRRRPDPYSYLPPAVAAAEEATFAALISSLKALRGLLFQPRHGAWRCSDPSTYLTPFLDVVQSEEAPPAATGVALSSVLKILRIDVFDECSPGARDAVHAILTALTNCRIERISDAGAEEAVLLRVLQVLGALLRTRAAPLLSDSSVCTAVNTCFQIVQHAASSRGSELLQRTARHCMHEILQSVFARLPDIRDDADGDDLSLGSGAGFGARCMVDVFNFLCSLLVNASDMVITPDGQGAFTSEEDVMLFSLVLVNSAVELGGEAIGKHPKLLRLIQDDLFFHLIHYATEYSPLVLSMICSTALNLYHFLRRFLKLQLEAFFVFVLLRVCGGGNGPQLQEVAVEGLISFCRQPTFVIEMYVNYDCDPLLHNVFEEVGKLLCKAAFPVSGPMSTIQLQAFEGLVNMVTTIADNVEIDKTPDHDAYAVDVSEFRLFWTERWDSAAAAAAAAAGQRETWVDFVRKRKLRKKKVAVAANHYNRDQKKGVEFLKLCHLVPTPPDPRSMAYFLRYSPGLDKIKIGEFLGDPDEFNLKVLKEFTETFDFTGAILDTALRTYLETFRLPGESQKIQRVLEAFSERFFEQQTTGVFATKDAAFILCYSLIMLNTDLHNPQVKKKMSEEDFIRNNRAINDKKDLPREYLSELFHSISTNAITVFSASAAAVEMTRSRWADLVKRSRALEPFTPCDFKHKLSREVFIAVSGPTVATLAAIFDGADDEETLNQCVEGLVSVARIARYGLEDVLDELLCCLCKFTTLLNPYATAEETLFTFSNELKPRMATLALFTIANRFGESVRGAWKNVVDCLLKLKRLKLLPPSLIDTDGSGGARGGAEQRPGHRHRSSASEAGVIFPATHRGAGTSRHVSGMIGRFSQFLSLDGGESLLSVGSEFENNLKIIKQCQAGSIFTESAKLPDEALQNLGRALIFAAGGKGQKFSTPIEEEDTVGFCWDLLALLATANLQRFATFWPPLLECFSAVSQLPLFSPSPFAERAIVALFRVAVRLLSTPPSQRPSDSRVPEELVFKSINMMWKLDKEILDTCCEGISENIVKLLTEHADGVQTPLGWKTLLHLLTVTGRHPETFDQSVAAMIKLMTDGSANITRFNYAAVIEAAFGFAALKISPLDISTKILELMAESVNWLIQWHKSGYSDPGNSGGFSGSSSSSSSVDEASRMGNLAANMFIKLAEALRKTSLVRREEIRTQAVFELGRAFNLAATGDLDFGPAGCLACFNLVIFAMVDDLHEKTLEYSRREGAERETRSMEGTLAAAAELLADVFVLLLPTVAQAPGFRTFWLGVLRRMDTCMKCDLAAGGGDGLMQELVPRMLKRMIMEMKAKEVLVPREGDELWEITHIQIQWIAPAAMDELFP